The following coding sequences are from one Alosa alosa isolate M-15738 ecotype Scorff River chromosome 13, AALO_Geno_1.1, whole genome shotgun sequence window:
- the cdh17 gene encoding cadherin-17 — protein MMKHLLLLALLLSSSHGIALEDLKGPLENKAILVPEATTVPYPIYQFVSKVEGVTAYRVSGDLQEISISADGWLYLTEQLFWSDKEAHSLQIEALADDVTVDGPYDVVLTVVDINNNAPTFEQDQYVGEVMEHSTAGMPFVRVVASDTDDPNTANAALRYSIMRVIPSTTETLFQIDPQTGEISTTEDGARLLKARAGLRYGRGEERGSREVLEKNFNHFCSPVHDIPYEQNPFFSCVLRRESRQVGATTDPDYTLIVIAEDMGGAPNALSGTTRVNVVVRQNLWVAPAPITITENLKGEYPMLIATVTSNDPNPIYSLGQKERTNFPFSINPDGEIYVTEALDREDKDMYVLVVFAKDDQGVDLERPMEIHVTVKDENDNAPECGDIKEFEVQENELVGSVVGRLLAHDADDENTLNALLTYTLLSQTPATAMFSLDGFTGDIKVAKAGFRRSVTPEYTLTLSLSDGGTPAKTVQCQISVKVIDINNELPLFEKNNYGKINVSENAELGTELLTVKATDADDPGTGSSKVEYTIAEGDPNGVFTIVVDEATGEGKLTIARPLDFEEHPTYTLQIHARNPEPLVKGMDYGAESTAVVTVDVDNVDEAPVFEQELLRVTVPENLTVGATVLDIKAHDPEGKEIIFKLEGDERGWFEIDSATGQLKTKAALDYEEVQDLTLMVMTCEKDAPDMKTEKEVAIRLMDVNDNVPKMVVTQNFICVKDHKTPLVIKAEDRDSHPFGAPFTFSLGTKNKRSPNWEVTQVDGTSAHLTLKKVPPADQTFGVPINIKDNAGMGITHTFEVNVCNCTEFGSCFIEPLKLPRLSVAETVGILGGVLGFIVIVLIIAIKKSKKKSKKINEGEDEGMM, from the exons ATGATGAAACATCTACTGCTGCTAGCCCTCCTCCTTAGCTCT AGTCATGGGATAGCTCTGGAGGACCTAAAGGGCCCACTGGAAAACAAGGCAATACTCGTCCCTGAAGCTACCACAGTTCCCTATCCCAtctaccag tttGTGTCAAAAGTAGAAGGTGTGACTGCATACAGAGTAAGCGGAGACCTGCAGGAAATCAGCATATCTGCAGACGGCTGGCTGTACCTCACAGAACAACTGTTCTGGTCCGACAAGGAAGCACACTCACTGCAG attgAGGCTCTTGCAGATGATGTGACAGTAGATGGACCATATGATGTAGTCCTGACAGTTGTGGACATAAATAACAATGCACCCACCTTTGAGCAAGATCAATACGTAGGAGAGGTGATGGAGCACTCGACAGcag GCATGCCATTTGTGCGCGTGGTTGCATCTGATACCGATGACCCCAATACTGCCAACGCTGCCCTGAGGTACAGCATTATGAGAGTGATTCCAAGCACAACAGAAACCTTGTTCCAGATCGACCCACAGACAGGGGAGATCTCCACTACTGAagatg gtgccaGGCTCCTTAAAGCACGTGCAGGGCTGAGATACGGTCGGGGTGAAGAACGTGGCAGCCGTGAAGTACTGGAGAAGAATTTTAATCACTTCTGTTCGCCAGTTCATGATATTCCATATGAGCAAAACCCTTTTTTCAGTTGCGTTCTTAGAAGAG AGTCTCGGCAGGTGGGTGCTACGACTGACCCCGACTACACCTTGATAGTGATAGCAGAGGATATGGGGGGAGCACCAAATGCTCTGTCTGGCACCACACGGGTTAATGTGGTCGTCCGTCAAAACTTGTGGGTAGCCCCTGCACCAATCACGATCACAGAGAATCTGAAAGGAGAATACCCCATGCTGATTGCCACG GTGACATCTAATGACCCTAATCCAATATACAGTTTGGGTCAGAAGGAGAGAACCAACTTTCCTTTCAGTATAAACCCTGATGGAGAAATCTATGTTACTGAGGCACTGGACCGTGAGGATAAAGACATG TATGTGTTAGTGGTGTTTGCAAAGGATGACCAGGGTGTGGATTTGGAAAGGCCCATGGAGATCCATGTGACTGTGAAAGACGAGAATGACAATGCTCCAGAGTGTGGTGATATCAAGGAGTTTGAAGTGCAAGAGAATGAGCTCGTGG GAAGTGTAGTGGGTCGTTTGTTGGCCCATGATGCTGATGACGAGAACACACTAAATGCCTTGCTGACCTACACGCTGCTGAGTCAGACCCCCGCTACAGCCATGTTTTCTCTCGATGGCTTCACTGGTGACATTAAAGTGGCCAAGGCTGGATTCCGGCGGTCAGTCACCCCTGAGTacaccctcaccctctctctcagtgaTGGAGGaacaccag CCAAGACTGTACAGTGCCAGATCAGTGTGAAGGTCATTGACATCAATAATGAGCTCCCCTTGTTTGAGAAAAATAAT TATGGGAAGATTAACGTGTCAGAGAACGCCGAGCTTGGCACTGAGCTGCTGACCGTCAAGGCAACCGATGCTGATGATCCTGGCACAGGGAGCTCCAAGGTGGAGTACACCATTGCAGAGGGTGATCCTAATGGAGTCTTCACCATTGTCGTCGATGAAGCCACAGGAGAGGGAAAGCTCACCATTGCCAGG ccTCTGGACTTTGAAGAGCACCCCACCTACACGCTCCAGATTCACGCTCGAAACCCTGAGCCCCTGGTCAAAGGGATGGACTATGGCGCAGAGTCCACAGCAGTGGTCACAGTGGATGTCGACAATGTGGATGAGGCACCTGTGTTCGAGCAGGAGTTGCTGCGTGTGACTGTCCCAGAGAACCTGACCGTGGGAGCCACGGTGCTGGACATCAAGGCCCACGACCCAGAAGGAAAGGAGATCAT ATTTAAGCtggagggagatgagagaggctGGTTTGAGATCGACTCAGCCACAGGGCAACTGAAGACCAAGGCAGCTCTAGACTATGAGGAGGTTCAGGATCTCACTTTGATGGTCATGACCTGTGAAAAGG ATGCTCCAGACATGAAGACCGAGAAGGAAGTGGCTATCCGTCTGATGGATGTAAACGATAACGTGCCCAAAATGGTGGTGACCCAGAACTTCATTTGCGTCAAGGACCACAAGACACCGCTGGTCATTAAGGCGGAGGACAGAGATTCTCACCCCTTTGGCGCCCCCTTCACGTTCAGCCTTGGCACCAAGAACAAGCGCTCACCCAACTGGGAGGTCACGCAAGTGGACG GAACCTCTGCCCACCTGACCCTAAAGAAGGTCCCTCCTGCCGACCAGACATTTGGCGTGCCTATAAACATCAAAGACAATGCTGGAATGgggattacacacacatttgaag TGAACGTGTGCAACTGTACCGAGTTCGGGTCATGTTTCATTGAGCCCCTCAAGCTTCCAAGACTTTCTGTGGCGGAGACCGTTGGTATCCTTGGAGGAGTCCTTGGCTTCATTG TTATCGTGTTGATTATCGCCATAAAAAAATCTAAGAAGAAGAGCAAAAAGATAAATGAAGGCGAGGACGAAGGCATGATGtag
- the gem gene encoding GTP-binding protein GEM has protein sequence MALLANMRRHSLRMQQQLHRWSICVPDGSHLLNDGLRQCEEAVTRVGTDEDEKYRERWSSMSTDSGISTESSTPAFTVVMLGDPGVGKTALTGIFAGDTDSLAIDSEMFVEEVCERTVLVDGESATVTLVDSCNTLEEAVSEVCSVDAFLLVYSITDRASFERAAELRIQIRQAEAYANTPIILVGNKCDLVRRREVPISEARVCAVVFDCKLVETSALMQHNVWLLFDGVIRQLRLRGNSSDGPSHRKGSVPERAKRFIHTLAAKRNTHAAYTLKSKSCHDLSVL, from the exons ATGGCTCTGCTAGCTAATATGCGGAGACATAGTTTGCGCATGCAACAGCAGCTTCATCGATGGAGTATCTGTGTACCGGACGGAAGTCACCTGCTGAATGATGGCCTACGACAATGCGAAGAGGCTGTTACCCGCGTAGGAACAGACGAAGACGAGAAGTACAGGGAGCGCTGGAGTTCAATGTCCACTGATTCTGGTATTTCGACAGAGTCAAGCACTCCAGCATTCACCGTGGTGATGCTTGGCGACCCGGGCGTGGGGAAAACGGCTCTCACGGGTATTTTTGCCGGTGACACGGACAGTCTTGCTATTGACAGTGAGATGTTTGTTG aggaggtgtgtgagagaacaGTTCTAGTTGATGGAGAAAGTGCTACAGTGACACTGGTGGATTCATGCAATACTCTG GAAGAAGCTGTGTCTGAAGTCTGCTCTGTGGATGCATTTCTGCTGGTGTACTCCATCACAGACCGTGCCTCCTTTGAGCGTGCCGCTGAGTTGCGCATCCAGATCCGACAGGCCGAGGCTTATGCCAACACACCCATCATTCTGGTTGGCAACAAGTGTGACTTGGTCCGACGCAGGGAGGTGCCCATCAGTG aggcgcgtgtgtgtgctgtagtgtTTGACTGTAAACTGGTGGAGACGTCTGCCCTCATGCAGCACAATGTCTGGCTTCTGTTTGACGGCGTCATCAGACAACTGCGTCTCCGTGGCAATAGCAGCGATGGTCCCTCCCACCGGAAGGGGAGTGTTCCAGAGCGAGCTAAGcgcttcatacacacactcgccgccaagagaaacacacacgccGCATACACACTCAAGTCCAAATCCTGCCATGACCTGTCAGTGCTctag